In the genome of Balneolaceae bacterium, one region contains:
- a CDS encoding DegT/DnrJ/EryC1/StrS family aminotransferase — MEFIDLKTQYQRYKDEIDSRMQKVLEHGQYIMGPEVEELETTLADFVGVNHCITTSSGTHSLEIALRALGIGPGDEVITVPFSWISSAEVIMLVGATPVFVDIEYDTFNMDASKLEEAITENTKAIIPISLFGQMPDMEAINSIAEKNNIAVIEDGAQSFGASRNGTRSCGASLIGSTSFFPAKPLGCYGDGGALFTDDNDLADTIRAIRTHGGSKRHHHTHVGTNGRFDSLQAAVILGKWPEFEKEVKARAKNGARYSELLNDTVVTPNVTEGNTHVYAQYTIRVKPDQREYIRKNLKDSGIPTGVYYPTCFHEQPVFEHLGYEYGDFPESEKASKEVLSLPMHPFLTNSEQNKIAAQLINSI, encoded by the coding sequence ATGGAATTCATAGATCTTAAGACTCAATACCAACGCTACAAAGACGAGATTGATTCTCGGATGCAGAAGGTTCTGGAGCATGGTCAGTATATCATGGGGCCGGAGGTGGAGGAGCTGGAAACCACGCTTGCGGATTTTGTGGGGGTGAACCATTGTATCACCACTTCGAGCGGAACCCACTCCCTCGAGATTGCTCTGCGCGCGCTGGGTATTGGGCCGGGGGATGAGGTGATTACCGTTCCGTTTTCGTGGATCAGTTCGGCGGAGGTGATCATGCTGGTGGGGGCTACTCCCGTATTTGTGGATATTGAGTACGACACATTTAATATGGATGCCTCCAAACTGGAAGAGGCAATTACAGAAAACACCAAAGCGATTATCCCGATCAGCCTGTTTGGGCAGATGCCCGACATGGAAGCCATCAACAGCATTGCGGAGAAAAACAACATTGCCGTGATTGAAGACGGCGCCCAGAGTTTTGGAGCGTCTCGAAACGGAACACGAAGCTGCGGAGCCTCATTGATTGGCAGCACCTCCTTTTTCCCGGCAAAACCGCTGGGTTGCTACGGCGACGGCGGTGCCCTATTTACAGATGACAATGATCTCGCCGATACTATCCGTGCCATCCGAACGCACGGCGGTTCAAAACGCCACCACCATACCCATGTGGGAACCAACGGACGATTCGATTCCCTGCAGGCCGCCGTCATCCTGGGTAAATGGCCGGAGTTCGAAAAAGAGGTAAAAGCACGTGCTAAAAACGGTGCCCGGTATAGTGAACTTTTAAATGACACCGTAGTGACCCCCAATGTAACAGAAGGCAATACCCATGTCTATGCACAATACACCATTCGGGTCAAACCGGATCAACGTGAGTACATTCGAAAAAATCTTAAAGATTCCGGCATCCCAACCGGTGTATACTACCCGACTTGTTTTCATGAGCAACCTGTGTTTGAGCATTTGGGATATGAATACGGTGATTTTCCTGAATCTGAAAAAGCATCTAAAGAAGTACTGAGCCTACCGATGCATCCTTTTTTGACAAATAGTGAACAAAACAAAATTGCAGCTCAGCTCATTAATTCAATATGA
- a CDS encoding IS110 family transposase, with the protein MKNIQASNYEIYDTYCIGIDVHKPSWKLAIRFNGQELRRLSMDPSAEQLRHFVNRHYGQGRFVTVYEAGFTGFSTHRDLTDQGFENLVIHPADVPTTDKEKRRKTDKVDCRKLARFLEEYCRNPDPYTESRITPVWVPPAGAEALRDVFRLRDQLVNEQTRMKNRIWSFLDKWGMTVPAADELPRWSRRFVEYLRSLEFDQPAARLVLDQHLERLATLGQQLLQVNRLLREQCKAHGIWEVIEALRSRFRGVGWITAIGYCCELMDIHRFANGDRLSSYLGLVPDVHGSGDYEQYKGVTSRCNQRLRRLLIEAAWVAARQDEELHSCWRGYIRRMSKQKAIIRIARKLALRMRKVWIELDPLPPNTQQQLHKTNNHVL; encoded by the coding sequence ATGAAAAATATACAAGCATCAAATTACGAAATCTACGATACATATTGTATAGGTATCGACGTGCACAAGCCATCCTGGAAACTGGCCATTCGGTTTAACGGACAGGAATTACGCAGGCTCAGCATGGATCCGTCTGCTGAGCAGTTGCGGCATTTTGTCAACAGACACTATGGGCAAGGGCGGTTTGTGACGGTATATGAGGCGGGATTTACTGGTTTTTCGACCCATCGCGATCTGACCGATCAGGGATTTGAAAATCTGGTGATCCATCCGGCTGATGTGCCAACGACCGACAAGGAAAAGCGCCGCAAGACCGATAAGGTGGACTGTCGCAAACTGGCGCGGTTTTTGGAGGAGTATTGCCGCAATCCGGACCCGTATACCGAAAGCCGGATTACCCCGGTCTGGGTCCCTCCGGCCGGGGCAGAAGCGTTACGCGATGTGTTCCGGCTTCGCGATCAGCTGGTAAACGAGCAAACCCGGATGAAAAACCGCATCTGGTCCTTTTTAGACAAATGGGGAATGACGGTGCCTGCTGCTGATGAATTACCCCGCTGGTCGCGGCGGTTTGTGGAGTATTTGCGCTCCCTGGAATTCGATCAACCGGCAGCCCGGCTCGTGCTGGATCAGCATCTGGAACGACTGGCCACCCTCGGCCAGCAGCTGTTGCAGGTCAACCGGTTGTTGCGTGAGCAATGCAAGGCTCATGGTATATGGGAAGTGATTGAGGCGTTGCGTTCACGCTTTCGGGGCGTGGGATGGATCACTGCGATTGGCTATTGTTGTGAACTGATGGACATTCATCGTTTTGCCAACGGCGACCGGCTGAGCAGTTATCTGGGCTTGGTCCCGGATGTGCACGGCAGCGGGGACTATGAGCAGTACAAAGGAGTAACCAGCCGATGCAACCAGCGACTGCGGCGCTTGCTGATTGAGGCGGCATGGGTGGCGGCTCGCCAGGATGAGGAGCTGCATAGCTGTTGGCGAGGGTACATCCGCCGGATGTCCAAACAAAAAGCAATTATTCGCATTGCCCGAAAACTGGCTTTGCGGATGCGAAAAGTATGGATAGAGTTGGATCCGTTGCCGCCGAACACTCAGCAGCAACTCCACAAAACCAATAATCACGTTCTTTGA
- a CDS encoding transposase, with protein MIADNLRVHHSRPVTEWVQAHEDQIALFFLPAYSPEKNPDEYLNCDLKQGMSQTPAPKDKPTLTENLRSYMSMLAQTPQRIKKYFKHPEIQYAAD; from the coding sequence GTGATTGCCGATAATCTGCGGGTTCACCACAGCCGCCCGGTCACCGAATGGGTGCAGGCTCATGAAGACCAAATTGCCCTATTCTTTTTACCGGCTTACTCCCCGGAAAAAAATCCCGATGAATATTTAAACTGTGACCTCAAACAGGGTATGTCTCAAACTCCGGCTCCCAAAGACAAGCCAACGTTAACCGAAAATCTACGCTCTTATATGAGTATGTTGGCCCAAACGCCCCAACGCATTAAGAAATATTTTAAACATCCCGAAATCCAATATGCAGCTGATTAA
- a CDS encoding IS630 family transposase — translation MAKRTTITVSDKVKGQLITYARSHKIERRLSLRAQIILDWLGGLTYKESSKKNRISEPSIAKWRKRFERDGLAGLVDAQRPGTPSIFTEADRNRVIHLACQRTESRTPRYSQHQIAEMCQMSQSWVSQILREADLKPHKTDYWCGKSPDPEFESKMIDIVGLYLNPPEHALVLSVDEKTQIQALDRTQPELPLRTGNPRRLTTTYKRNGTVNLMAALAVHTGEITARQIDRNNSENFLKFLKHLDRKYRNVQIHIILDNLSIHKNKAVKEWLAKKRKFHLHFTPTYSSWLNQIEIWFSIMSRKILKDGVWHSKKDLVDQLMSYIREYNETGAKPFNWTYGEEYLTN, via the coding sequence ATGGCTAAACGTACGACAATCACGGTCTCAGATAAGGTTAAAGGCCAACTCATTACCTACGCACGATCTCATAAGATAGAACGGCGCCTGAGCCTGCGCGCTCAGATTATTTTAGACTGGCTCGGTGGATTGACCTATAAAGAATCCAGCAAAAAGAATCGGATCAGTGAACCTTCCATTGCCAAATGGCGCAAGCGGTTTGAACGGGATGGACTCGCAGGGTTGGTCGATGCCCAGCGCCCCGGCACACCATCGATCTTTACGGAGGCAGACCGCAACCGGGTGATCCACCTGGCCTGCCAGCGCACCGAAAGCCGAACGCCGCGCTACAGCCAACACCAGATTGCCGAAATGTGCCAGATGAGCCAGAGCTGGGTTTCACAGATCCTGCGAGAGGCTGACCTCAAGCCACACAAAACCGACTATTGGTGTGGGAAAAGCCCGGATCCGGAATTTGAATCCAAGATGATTGATATTGTTGGTCTGTATCTGAATCCCCCTGAACACGCATTGGTGCTATCGGTAGATGAGAAAACCCAGATTCAGGCCCTGGATCGTACCCAGCCGGAGCTGCCTTTACGGACAGGGAACCCTCGCAGGCTTACCACTACGTACAAACGCAATGGTACCGTAAACCTGATGGCCGCTCTTGCCGTGCACACAGGAGAAATCACCGCACGGCAGATCGACCGCAACAACTCCGAAAATTTTCTGAAATTTCTCAAACACCTGGACCGCAAATACCGCAATGTTCAGATCCATATTATTTTGGATAATTTGTCAATCCACAAAAACAAGGCTGTCAAGGAGTGGCTGGCTAAAAAAAGAAAATTTCACCTTCATTTTACCCCCACCTACTCCTCGTGGCTCAATCAGATTGAAATCTGGTTTAGCATTATGAGCCGGAAAATACTCAAAGATGGAGTTTGGCATTCCAAAAAAGATCTGGTCGATCAGTTGATGAGCTACATTAGGGAGTATAACGAAACCGGCGCCAAACCGTTCAACTGGACCTATGGTGAAGAATACTTAACGAATTAA
- a CDS encoding glycosyltransferase → MPNNLKLLIIGKVWPEPKSSAAGSRMVQLIQLFLDDGWQITFSSSASKSEYSFALEEIGVREEPIKMNDSSFDEFVRELNPDIVLFDRFMIEEQFGWRVAENCPDAVRILDTIDLHSLRIARQNAFKKEHEFNIQDLLLEDTAKREIASMLRCDLSLIISDAEMKILKEIFQIDEDLLFYLPYLLDFDSDPIPKDTPGFEDRNGFVSIGNFKHEPNWNAVLWMKEEIWPLIRKQLPEAKLYLYGSYPSKKVFQLSNSDDGFLIKGRANDALSVVSKARVLVAPLRFGAGLKGKLVDAALSGTPSVTTSIGSEGIELGCKWNGVISNDPEQFANAAVQLYQNKEFWERSQKTGYELLKDRFDLKKFDTFLLKRIKELRQNLDGHRRQNFIGAMLRHHTMNSTKFMSRWIEEKNK, encoded by the coding sequence ATGCCAAATAATCTAAAACTATTAATCATCGGCAAAGTTTGGCCGGAGCCAAAATCCTCGGCGGCCGGCAGCCGAATGGTTCAGTTAATTCAGCTCTTTCTTGATGATGGCTGGCAGATTACCTTTTCCAGTTCTGCCTCGAAAAGTGAGTATTCATTTGCTCTTGAGGAGATCGGCGTGCGAGAAGAACCGATTAAAATGAATGATTCATCATTTGATGAGTTCGTTCGGGAGTTAAATCCGGATATAGTTCTGTTTGATCGCTTTATGATTGAGGAACAGTTCGGCTGGAGAGTGGCTGAAAATTGCCCGGATGCCGTTCGAATTCTTGATACGATAGATCTGCACAGTTTACGAATTGCTCGTCAAAATGCATTCAAAAAGGAACACGAATTCAACATACAGGATCTGTTGCTTGAAGATACTGCAAAAAGAGAGATCGCCAGTATGTTAAGATGCGATCTCTCACTGATCATATCTGATGCAGAGATGAAAATTCTGAAAGAGATTTTTCAAATAGATGAGGATCTTCTTTTTTACTTACCCTATTTATTGGATTTCGACTCGGACCCAATTCCGAAAGATACCCCCGGCTTTGAAGATCGGAACGGGTTTGTGTCGATCGGGAATTTTAAACATGAACCGAACTGGAATGCCGTTCTTTGGATGAAAGAGGAGATCTGGCCTTTGATCCGAAAGCAGTTACCGGAAGCCAAATTGTATCTTTACGGCTCATATCCATCCAAAAAAGTATTTCAACTGAGTAATTCGGATGATGGATTTTTGATTAAAGGCCGGGCGAATGATGCGTTGTCTGTTGTCAGCAAAGCCAGGGTATTAGTAGCACCATTGAGATTTGGTGCTGGTTTAAAAGGAAAATTAGTGGATGCTGCATTGAGTGGTACACCGAGTGTGACAACATCCATCGGATCGGAGGGAATCGAACTTGGATGTAAATGGAACGGCGTTATCAGCAATGATCCCGAACAGTTCGCAAATGCGGCTGTTCAACTTTACCAGAACAAAGAGTTCTGGGAGAGATCACAAAAAACCGGATATGAATTACTCAAAGATCGGTTTGATCTGAAAAAATTTGACACCTTTCTACTCAAAAGAATCAAAGAGCTTCGTCAAAACCTGGATGGCCATCGCCGGCAAAATTTTATCGGCGCTATGTTAAGACATCACACTATGAACAGCACCAAGTTCATGAGCCGATGGATTGAAGAGAAGAACAAGTAG
- a CDS encoding Gfo/Idh/MocA family oxidoreductase: MDPHDSVGIIDSYFPRASFFTEVERFDRHLEKIRREKNGKAIDYMSICSPNFLHDAHIRLALRVGADAICEKPLVLNPWNLDVLQDLEEEYGQRVWTILQLTCTSF; encoded by the coding sequence GTGGATCCACATGATTCTGTGGGAATTATTGATAGCTACTTTCCACGGGCAAGTTTTTTTACAGAAGTTGAACGGTTTGACAGACACTTAGAAAAAATACGGCGTGAAAAGAACGGAAAAGCGATTGACTATATGAGTATCTGTTCCCCCAATTTTTTACATGATGCTCATATAAGACTTGCATTGCGTGTTGGTGCAGATGCCATCTGCGAAAAACCACTCGTATTAAATCCTTGGAATCTTGATGTGCTTCAAGATCTGGAAGAGGAATACGGACAACGGGTATGGACGATTCTACAACTTACGTGTACATCCTTCTAA
- a CDS encoding IS1182 family transposase: MQGKKQRTSKLFYQFSLEDAVPADHMYRRIDQALNLRFLYRRTRTYYGKDGQQSIDPVVFFKMCLIGYLNNIAGDRALCRFCSDSLGCRWFLGYDIDEALPVHSTLSRTRALFGESLFLDVFGQVLGLCVDAGMVSGKRQAVDSALIKANASVDSMSRDVIMSDASEYCRQVVEENSDQEEATDIPSQKRTEQPSPSGCLTPVDIPAPDNPVKRTRSNKTHRSTSDPDARIARKPNKPTEMYYHGQISVDAAQGVIVAALADYADLNDHESLPDLLNQSLANLAPYDLQLSEVLADSKYNTHHSLRVCEAAGIIPYMNNPSGYKAEREGFLYDPLSDSYRCSQGAELSFQGLRKSHGKYINRAYTSRVGDCADCPLRGDCLSGEKTYKTLYHSSGKEFYDRMDARLQTDKGRWMLAKRKGIVEPVFGTLVHHNAMRKTFARGKAAATKHVMMASAAFNLRKWLKQAGKSPQGGACSMVRSVFDLLGLVTFTRMPCGVF; encoded by the coding sequence ATGCAAGGAAAAAAACAACGTACCTCTAAACTCTTTTACCAGTTTTCTCTGGAAGATGCCGTTCCGGCCGATCATATGTACCGCCGAATCGATCAAGCTCTGAATCTGCGGTTTTTATACAGGCGCACCCGGACCTATTACGGCAAAGACGGCCAGCAGAGCATTGATCCGGTTGTCTTTTTCAAGATGTGTCTGATCGGCTATCTCAATAACATCGCCGGAGACCGTGCGCTGTGCCGGTTCTGCTCGGATTCGCTGGGGTGCCGGTGGTTTTTAGGCTATGACATTGACGAGGCTCTGCCGGTCCATAGTACCCTCTCGCGAACCCGGGCCTTGTTTGGGGAGTCGCTTTTTTTGGATGTATTTGGCCAGGTGCTGGGCTTATGTGTGGATGCCGGTATGGTGAGCGGCAAACGTCAGGCGGTCGACAGCGCCCTGATCAAAGCCAATGCCAGTGTGGACTCGATGAGCCGGGATGTGATTATGAGTGACGCCAGCGAATATTGCCGGCAGGTGGTCGAAGAGAATTCTGACCAAGAGGAGGCCACAGATATTCCCTCACAAAAGAGGACGGAACAGCCCTCGCCCTCCGGCTGCTTAACCCCAGTAGATATTCCAGCCCCGGACAACCCCGTCAAACGCACACGTTCCAATAAAACTCACCGTTCGACCAGCGACCCGGATGCCCGAATCGCCCGTAAGCCCAACAAGCCCACCGAGATGTATTATCACGGGCAGATTAGCGTGGATGCCGCCCAAGGGGTGATTGTAGCAGCCCTGGCCGATTACGCCGATTTGAATGATCACGAAAGCCTGCCGGACCTGCTTAATCAGAGTCTTGCGAATTTAGCCCCCTACGATCTGCAGCTGAGCGAAGTACTGGCAGATTCCAAATACAATACCCATCATAGCCTCCGGGTTTGTGAAGCCGCCGGGATTATTCCGTACATGAATAATCCTTCAGGATATAAAGCAGAGCGGGAAGGCTTCCTCTACGATCCGCTCAGCGATAGTTACCGCTGCTCGCAGGGGGCGGAACTATCCTTTCAGGGATTGAGAAAAAGCCACGGGAAATACATCAACCGAGCCTATACCTCGCGTGTGGGCGATTGCGCAGATTGTCCGTTACGTGGGGACTGCCTGTCGGGTGAAAAAACCTACAAAACCCTTTATCACAGCAGCGGAAAAGAGTTCTATGATCGCATGGACGCACGCTTGCAAACCGATAAAGGCCGATGGATGCTGGCCAAACGAAAGGGGATTGTGGAGCCGGTTTTTGGCACTCTTGTCCATCACAATGCCATGAGAAAAACCTTCGCGCGTGGCAAAGCGGCCGCCACCAAGCACGTGATGATGGCCTCGGCGGCCTTTAATTTGAGGAAATGGCTCAAACAAGCGGGCAAATCACCACAGGGCGGGGCCTGTTCGATGGTGAGGTCTGTTTTCGACCTTTTGGGGCTTGTAACCTTCACAAGAATGCCCTGTGGAGTTTTTTAA
- a CDS encoding helix-turn-helix domain-containing protein — translation MRKRGIRMIKQGIKKGDVAQLLGVNKNTVSNWWKSYTARGTAGLTEKKRGAPSEAKNY, via the coding sequence TTGCGCAAGCGCGGGATCCGCATGATTAAACAGGGGATCAAAAAAGGCGACGTAGCCCAACTGCTTGGTGTCAACAAGAATACGGTCAGCAACTGGTGGAAAAGTTACACTGCCCGGGGAACCGCCGGGTTGACCGAAAAAAAGCGAGGCGCCCCCTCTGAAGCGAAAAACTACTAA
- a CDS encoding IS630 family transposase: MENQDLRTLTEAERTVLRKRGIRMIKQGIKKGEVAQLLGVNKNTVSNWWKSYTARGTAGLTEKKRGAPSEAKKLLSASQEKTIQKMLIDTMPDQLKLDYALWTRKAVQELVKREFNISLAINTMGDYLRKWGFTPQKPAKRAYEQRPAEVKQWLDNTYPAIKKQAQREDAEIHWADETGVRNSCQHGRSYAPKGQTPVRKSMAKRLSVNMISTVTNQGKVQFMIYSDTMNSERFIEFLATTDQNQLQETLCDCR, translated from the coding sequence ATGGAAAACCAAGATTTAAGAACCTTAACAGAAGCCGAGCGTACGGTGTTGCGCAAGCGCGGGATCCGCATGATAAAACAGGGGATCAAAAAAGGCGAAGTGGCCCAATTGCTTGGCGTCAACAAAAACACGGTCAGCAACTGGTGGAAAAGTTACACTGCCCGGGGAACCGCTGGATTAACCGAAAAAAAGCGAGGCGCCCCCTCTGAAGCAAAAAAACTACTAAGTGCCTCTCAGGAAAAAACTATTCAGAAGATGCTGATTGATACCATGCCCGATCAGCTTAAGCTGGACTACGCCTTATGGACACGCAAAGCCGTCCAGGAGCTGGTAAAGCGTGAATTTAATATTTCGCTGGCCATTAACACGATGGGCGATTATTTAAGAAAATGGGGATTTACTCCCCAAAAGCCGGCCAAACGAGCCTATGAGCAACGCCCGGCCGAAGTCAAACAGTGGTTGGACAACACCTACCCGGCCATCAAAAAGCAAGCTCAGCGGGAGGATGCCGAGATCCACTGGGCCGATGAAACGGGGGTGCGCAATAGCTGCCAGCATGGGCGCTCATACGCCCCCAAAGGTCAAACACCGGTCCGAAAGAGCATGGCCAAACGATTGTCGGTTAATATGATCTCTACGGTCACCAATCAGGGCAAAGTTCAATTCATGATCTATTCAGATACGATGAATTCAGAGCGGTTTATTGAATTTTTAGCAACAACTGATCAAAACCAACTCCAGGAAACTCTATGTGATTGCCGATAA
- a CDS encoding transcription termination/antitermination NusG family protein: MVRLLTETPTRKKASARLDEQHDFEIFCPLKEERVRWSDRWKTVTKPYIPGYLFARVTEHERFTVLNDHSIVRTVCWKGKPAVIREEEIETVKRVIGHPDVEDIQLEQISPSVTTT, encoded by the coding sequence TTGGTACGCCTTCTAACTGAAACCCCGACACGAAAAAAAGCCTCCGCACGACTGGACGAGCAGCATGATTTTGAAATCTTTTGTCCCCTGAAAGAGGAGCGTGTGCGCTGGAGCGACCGCTGGAAAACCGTTACCAAGCCGTACATTCCCGGGTACCTGTTTGCGCGGGTGACAGAGCATGAACGATTCACAGTCTTGAACGACCACTCCATAGTTCGAACTGTCTGCTGGAAAGGAAAGCCGGCGGTGATAAGGGAAGAAGAGATTGAAACAGTCAAACGAGTTATCGGCCACCCGGATGTGGAGGATATTCAATTAGAACAAATCTCACCTAGTGTAACTACCACTTAA
- a CDS encoding winged helix-turn-helix domain-containing protein: protein MLIDTMPDQLKLDYALWTRKAVQELVKREFDVSLAINTMGDYLRKWGFTPQKPAKRAYEQRPAEVKQWLDNTYPAIRKQAQREDAEIHWADETGVRNSCQHPAG from the coding sequence ATGCTGATCGATACGATGCCCGATCAGCTTAAGCTGGACTACGCTTTATGGACTCGTAAAGCCGTTCAGGAGCTGGTAAAGCGTGAATTTGATGTTTCGCTGGCGATTAACACGATGGGCGATTATTTGAGAAAATGGGGATTTACTCCCCAAAAGCCGGCCAAACGAGCCTATGAGCAACGCCCGGCCGAAGTCAAACAGTGGTTGGACAACACCTACCCGGCCATCAGAAAGCAAGCTCAGCGGGAGGATGCCGAGATCCACTGGGCCGATGAAACGGGGGTGCGCAATAGCTGCCAGCATCCAGCTGGCTGA
- a CDS encoding UpxY family transcription antiterminator, with the protein MKKGSASVHSNRDKAWYAFYVKPRHEKKASARLKDHYEIYCPIREQRVRWSDRWKTVKKPLIPGYLFANVNEKSRIQILNDPSIFRTVCWKGKPAKIRQDEIDTMKKITGHPDVVDLSLEPFQPGDWVTIKGGELVDLDGTIVRVKGGKAKLRLDSLHSNLTFTVDQRLLQAV; encoded by the coding sequence ATGAAGAAAGGATCTGCCTCTGTTCATTCCAATAGAGATAAAGCCTGGTATGCTTTTTATGTAAAACCCAGGCACGAAAAGAAAGCTTCTGCTCGTCTGAAAGATCATTATGAAATCTATTGTCCGATCCGTGAACAGCGAGTACGATGGAGCGACAGGTGGAAAACCGTGAAGAAACCACTTATTCCGGGATACCTTTTTGCAAATGTTAATGAAAAATCCCGCATACAAATTTTAAACGATCCATCGATATTTCGAACAGTCTGCTGGAAGGGCAAACCAGCAAAAATTCGGCAGGATGAGATTGACACCATGAAAAAGATAACCGGACATCCTGATGTTGTGGATCTTTCTTTAGAACCATTTCAGCCCGGTGACTGGGTAACCATTAAAGGTGGAGAACTGGTTGACCTGGATGGCACCATTGTTAGAGTGAAGGGCGGTAAGGCCAAGCTTCGTTTAGATTCTTTGCATAGTAATCTTACGTTCACGGTAGATCAAAGACTTTTACAGGCAGTCTGA